ATTCATCAACGTTGAGCTTGTTGCCAATGGAAATAACCTTGTTAAAATGAATGGCATCATGTGCAAAAAAATCCATATACGTCCCGGCAACCCCGCCGGACTGGGACACAACAGAGACCTTACCCTTTTTAAAGGGAATCGTCGTTAGGCCAAAGGAGGTGGCCAGTCCATTTTCGGTGTTGTTGACACCGATGCAGTTGGGCCCGACAAAGCGAATTCCAAATTCCCTCGCCGCCGTTAACAGCTCGGCTTCCAGGGCTTTTCGCTCTATGGAAAACTCCGAAAAGCCGCCGGATTCGATGACGATTCTGCGAATACCCACCTCGCCGCATTCACGCACGATTCCGGGCACAACGGCCGCCGGTGCCAGAATAACCGCCATATCCAGAGGAAATACAATTTCTTTGATATTTTTATGAATCGGCCTGCCCAGAACAACACCCCCTCGAGGTCCCACGGCATGAACCTGACCGTCAAACCCCTTATAGATCAGGTTCTCAACAATAACCCGGCCCATATTATTTTCCTTGTTGCTCACACCGATAACAACGATACTTTTGGGATAGAAAAATCCTTTCATAATCCAGCAACCTCAACTTTCGGGATTCGGTTTATATCGCAGACATGCGCCAACAAAAACACTCCGCCTGAAAAGGCCTCTTCATCAACGCATCCTTGCTATCGCTCCGTTGTTGCCAGCTTGAGCGCCAAGGCCAGAAAAACCGTGCCGGCAACCCTGTTCAAAATCTTCTGAGCACGCGCAGACCGGTTCAGCCATTGCCCGAGCGTACCGGCCAGAAGCGCAATCCCTCCAAAAACCAACAGGGCCGCAACGATAAATATGCCGCCGAGCAGCAACAGTTGCAACGACAAGGGCCCTCGTGTAGGATCGGCGAATTGCGGCAAAAATGCCAAAAAAAAGATGGAAACCTTGGGGTTCGTGATGTTCATAATGATCCCACGACCATAAAGCCGCCAACGATTGGCTTTCCCGCCGGGTTCACCCTGAATTTTTTCAATAGGGGCTCGAATGGCTTGCCAGGCAAGATACACCAGGTAGCCTGCGCCAAGGAATTTAAGCGCGGAAAAGGCAACTGCCGATGTCTGAAAAATGACGGCGACACCCAAAGCAACCGCACTGCTGTGCACGATGAGCCCCGTGCACAAGCCAAGCATCACCACGATCCCCGCACTCCGCCCATGCAAGGCGGACTGCGCCAGTACGAATATATTGTCGGGACCCGGCGCGAGGGCAAGCAATAAAGAAGCCGTGGAAAAGGTCATTATCGTTTCAACAGACAGCATCAAAGCCTCCAACTATTTAAATTAACATAATTCTCACCAATGCATGCAGCCGATCCCCGCATCGAAAAAAAGGGATGTATGCCATTAACAACAGGGCGATAATCAGTTGTATGGTAGCGAATATACCATCGTATGGCTATATTTAATTACTTGGATATGAAATTAATTGACGGATAAGATAGAATCCAATAAATTGATCTAAAAGGCGCTTAAATAGTCAAAAGAAAACAGAATATTACCCAACTTCCTGGAATCATTTCAACGAGGGAAAGTTTTCCGGTTCACTCACGAATGAATATGTGCACATTTTGATTCTACATGGGCGCTCACCCATTATACTAACAATTGTGGGAGGAACGGCATGAAGTTATATGTGGAAAGGCATGGGAAGGGTAAAAAACTGCTTTTCATTCACGGCGCGGGGGGCAGCTCCGCTTCCTTCCATCTTCAGAAGCAGTACCTGAAGCATTGTGTCGAGGTTATCCTCATCGATCTGCCGGGCCGTGGAAAATCGGGAGATGAAGGGTGCCGATCCATCCCCGAGTACGTTGAGGTGGTAAGAACTGTCATCGACGAGCAAGGCCTTGAAGGGTGTTATCTTGTCGGCCACTCAATGGGCGGGCTTATCGCGATGTCCCTCGCGATCGCGCACCCGAAGGCAATTAAAGGCCTCGTCCTTATTACCACGGGCGCCCGCTTGAGGGTGTCTCCTGCGATTCTGGAGTGGATCATGGTAGACAAGGAGAGGACCGTTAAGTCCTTGGCGCTTATGGGTTTTTCGAAGAAGACGCCTCCGGCCGTTTCAAGGGACGCCGT
This sequence is a window from Desulfobacterales bacterium. Protein-coding genes within it:
- a CDS encoding LysE family translocator, producing the protein MLSVETIMTFSTASLLLALAPGPDNIFVLAQSALHGRSAGIVVMLGLCTGLIVHSSAVALGVAVIFQTSAVAFSALKFLGAGYLVYLAWQAIRAPIEKIQGEPGGKANRWRLYGRGIIMNITNPKVSIFFLAFLPQFADPTRGPLSLQLLLLGGIFIVAALLVFGGIALLAGTLGQWLNRSARAQKILNRVAGTVFLALALKLATTER
- a CDS encoding alpha/beta hydrolase; its protein translation is MKLYVERHGKGKKLLFIHGAGGSSASFHLQKQYLKHCVEVILIDLPGRGKSGDEGCRSIPEYVEVVRTVIDEQGLEGCYLVGHSMGGLIAMSLAIAHPKAIKGLVLITTGARLRVSPAILEWIMVDKERTVKSLALMGFSKKTPPAVSRDAVAEMMKVSEETMYGDFLACDQADIMEEVGRIKMPTLIIRGSDDQLTPPHYSEHLNHAIKGSEMVSIADAGHWVLLEKAEEVNRAIERFITHQ